One part of the Pandoraea faecigallinarum genome encodes these proteins:
- a CDS encoding TauD/TfdA family dioxygenase, producing the protein MSESKSLQGAAVWRGAEMVNNDRWVKTFPAVVLNQIDAALEQTRNVEWRNVNRHNFPLPDAGAFFDDVREELENGSGMVKIRGLDVSRYSAEELRRIWYALGAHLGTPMFQNCRGEVMREIKDEGMGVGARLYGATVDSSGKPFLSSGARTLSPGQLRFHTDRCDVVGLLCVRQASEGGVSKLASSATVYNEMLKRRPDLHALLCKPIPRSRFGEEAGGEHVAYDLPVFGVRDGKLTSHFSLTYIENAQMLPGVRKLTDAEHEAIQMLMALAEEECFQMRFAPGDIQLLNNHIVYHGRTAFVDDAQTGQDRMLMRLWLSMPNSRALPEDHAVLWGDVGPGRPHGGIAQPATALPV; encoded by the coding sequence ATGTCCGAGTCGAAGAGTCTTCAGGGCGCCGCCGTCTGGCGCGGTGCCGAAATGGTGAACAACGACCGTTGGGTCAAGACGTTCCCCGCCGTGGTGCTGAACCAGATCGATGCCGCGCTCGAACAGACGCGCAACGTCGAGTGGCGCAACGTCAATCGTCACAACTTCCCGCTGCCGGATGCGGGTGCGTTTTTCGACGATGTCCGCGAAGAACTCGAAAACGGTTCGGGCATGGTCAAGATTCGTGGACTGGACGTGAGCCGCTACAGCGCCGAAGAACTTCGTCGTATCTGGTACGCACTCGGCGCGCATCTGGGCACGCCGATGTTCCAGAACTGCCGCGGCGAAGTCATGCGGGAGATCAAGGACGAAGGCATGGGCGTGGGCGCCAGGCTCTATGGCGCCACGGTCGACAGCTCGGGCAAGCCATTCCTTTCGTCGGGTGCACGTACGCTCTCGCCGGGCCAACTGCGCTTTCATACCGATCGTTGCGACGTTGTCGGCCTGCTGTGCGTGCGTCAGGCGTCCGAAGGCGGCGTGAGCAAGCTGGCGAGCAGCGCCACCGTCTACAACGAGATGCTCAAGCGCCGTCCGGACCTGCACGCGCTGCTGTGCAAGCCGATTCCGCGCAGCCGCTTCGGCGAGGAGGCCGGTGGCGAGCACGTCGCCTACGACCTGCCGGTTTTCGGCGTGCGGGACGGCAAGCTGACGAGCCACTTCTCGCTCACCTATATTGAGAACGCCCAGATGCTGCCGGGCGTGCGCAAGCTCACCGATGCCGAGCACGAAGCGATCCAGATGCTCATGGCACTGGCCGAAGAGGAATGCTTCCAGATGCGCTTTGCGCCGGGCGACATCCAATTGCTGAACAACCACATCGTGTATCACGGCCGTACCGCCTTCGTGGACGACGCACAGACGGGGCAGGACCGCATGCTCATGCGTCTGTGGCTGTCGATGCCCAATTCCCGTGCGCTGCCGGAAGACCACGCCGTCCTGTGGGGCGACGTCGGTCCTGGCAGGCCGCACGGCGGTATCGCCCAGCCGGCCACCGCACTGCCTGTTTAA
- a CDS encoding amino acid ABC transporter ATP-binding protein, which translates to MSFIEIRDIAKSYGDVPVINGLAMTVEEHQVVCLIGPSGSGKSTLLRCINGLEPIDAGEILVHGERITGPGVDVNSLRRDIGIVFQGYNLFPHMTVLENVTLAPIRVLKQPRREAEDRAMALLERFSLAHKANEYPDRMSGGQQQRVAIVRALAMDPMVLLLDEITSALDPELVSEVLNIVRDLAHEGMTMLLATHEMGFAREVASKVCFLCDGAVCEEGPPEQIFGDPQQERTRAFLRSIRQAKRL; encoded by the coding sequence ATGTCATTCATCGAGATTCGCGACATTGCCAAGTCGTATGGCGACGTGCCGGTCATCAACGGTCTGGCGATGACGGTGGAGGAGCATCAGGTGGTGTGCCTGATCGGTCCGTCCGGTTCCGGCAAGTCGACGCTGTTGCGCTGTATCAACGGGCTGGAGCCCATCGACGCGGGAGAGATCCTCGTGCACGGTGAGCGCATCACCGGCCCGGGCGTCGACGTCAACTCGCTGCGCCGCGACATCGGCATCGTGTTCCAGGGATACAACCTGTTTCCGCATATGACCGTGCTGGAGAACGTGACGCTGGCGCCGATCCGTGTGCTGAAGCAACCCCGGCGTGAGGCGGAAGATCGCGCGATGGCTTTGCTGGAGCGCTTCAGCCTGGCGCACAAGGCGAACGAATACCCGGACCGCATGTCGGGCGGGCAGCAGCAACGCGTGGCCATCGTGCGGGCGCTGGCAATGGACCCGATGGTGTTGTTGCTCGACGAGATCACGTCGGCGCTCGATCCGGAACTGGTGTCCGAAGTGCTCAATATCGTGCGCGATCTGGCGCACGAGGGCATGACGATGCTGCTTGCCACGCACGAAATGGGCTTTGCGCGCGAAGTGGCGTCGAAGGTTTGCTTCCTGTGCGATGGTGCCGTTTGCGAGGAGGGGCCGCCGGAGCAGATTTTCGGCGATCCGCAGCAGGAGCGTACGCGCGCCTTCCTGCGCAGCATCCGTCAGGCGAAGCGCTTGTAA
- a CDS encoding ABC transporter substrate-binding protein: MNPIERQDKKRANRKTPRLRTLLIALVLGGLGLGAMSTAATAAPDYGNCQVTGTRGSIKLETVTPGALSVRPVLPAPGWWNGDSPDTIKDGFEYCMAANMAFRAGLDRVIVVNRSFAQVVTGQARGFDIALSEITVTDERKKVVNFTDPYFSSDQGVLVKAGTKVDKDSIKKMRLGVKQGTTILPYLTDKVKVAEHPKVYTDAGAMYAALAAGQVDAVLYDTPNVLSIAKKSEGRFEVVGRYDTSEQWGGLVNKDSPNLAAFNKLIAEMKKDGTFDRLATQYLVPSLGADPAKLPVLTP; the protein is encoded by the coding sequence ATGAATCCGATCGAACGGCAAGACAAGAAACGCGCAAACCGCAAGACCCCCCGCCTGCGCACGCTGCTCATTGCGCTCGTGCTGGGCGGGCTCGGCCTTGGTGCCATGTCCACGGCCGCCACGGCCGCCCCCGATTACGGCAACTGCCAGGTCACCGGCACGCGCGGTTCGATCAAGCTCGAAACGGTGACGCCGGGCGCACTGTCGGTGCGTCCCGTGCTGCCTGCGCCGGGGTGGTGGAACGGCGATTCTCCCGACACCATCAAGGACGGCTTCGAGTACTGCATGGCCGCGAACATGGCCTTTCGTGCCGGTCTCGACCGCGTGATCGTGGTGAACCGCTCGTTCGCGCAAGTGGTGACGGGGCAGGCCAGGGGCTTCGACATCGCACTGAGCGAAATCACCGTCACCGACGAGCGCAAGAAGGTCGTCAACTTCACCGATCCGTACTTCAGTTCGGATCAGGGCGTGCTGGTGAAGGCGGGCACGAAGGTCGACAAGGACAGCATCAAGAAGATGCGTCTGGGTGTGAAGCAGGGCACCACGATCCTGCCGTATCTGACAGACAAGGTGAAGGTTGCCGAGCATCCGAAGGTCTACACCGACGCCGGGGCCATGTATGCCGCGCTGGCCGCCGGTCAGGTCGACGCCGTGCTGTACGACACGCCGAATGTGCTCTCCATCGCGAAGAAGTCGGAAGGCCGCTTCGAAGTCGTCGGCCGCTACGACACCAGCGAACAATGGGGCGGTCTCGTCAACAAGGATTCGCCGAACCTCGCCGCGTTCAACAAGCTGATCGCCGAGATGAAAAAGGACGGCACGTTCGACCGTCTGGCCACGCAATACCTTGTGCCGAGCCTTGGTGCCGATCCGGCGAAACTGCCCGTGTTGACGCCGTGA
- a CDS encoding heavy metal sensor histidine kinase, giving the protein MSTMDHARRTRSLRARLTGLIAGCIFGVLALMATYQYFALADQLRARARQDLLATVAALRTELNGVTTKQQIGADPRRWYDATHGHQNLDFAVLDANGTTLIASRGYLAPATSLSHVAHQRVPRENDVQKVRNASLGVRLRYIAADGLVGGRGERVTIVVQLDPREQLSVLSGFALTAIVALTIGTLIVGAMTYWLVTIGLRPLRTLTRAAEQVSSERLGAPLTDDDTPAELKDLSHAFNRMLARLNDSFTRLSQFSSDLAHDFRTPISNMMGEAQVALTRERTAAEYKAILISNIEECERLSHMISSMLFLARAESAHTELRKEATALEAIAVSLAEDMAPMAEEAGVAIEVVGQATAAVDGVLARRALANVLVNAIRHSRPGSVVSMRCASSPEWTEVGIRNVGDVIAPEHLPRIFDRLYRVDPSRHTGGDSRVGGAGLGLAIVKSIMALHAGTVSASSDAVAGTTFVLRFPTGMPPGPAGNSRC; this is encoded by the coding sequence ATGAGCACGATGGACCACGCGCGGCGCACGCGTTCGTTGAGGGCGCGCCTCACGGGCCTCATCGCCGGATGCATCTTCGGTGTGCTGGCGCTCATGGCAACCTATCAATACTTCGCGCTGGCCGACCAGTTGCGCGCCCGCGCGAGACAGGACTTGCTGGCCACCGTCGCGGCGCTGCGCACCGAGCTGAACGGCGTCACGACGAAGCAACAGATCGGCGCGGACCCGCGTCGATGGTATGACGCGACGCACGGACACCAGAACCTCGATTTCGCGGTGCTCGACGCCAACGGTACGACGCTGATCGCGAGCCGTGGCTACCTCGCGCCGGCGACGTCGTTGTCTCACGTGGCGCACCAGCGCGTGCCGCGCGAGAACGACGTGCAAAAAGTACGTAATGCTTCGCTCGGCGTGCGGCTGAGATACATTGCCGCCGACGGTCTTGTCGGTGGCCGCGGCGAGCGTGTCACGATCGTCGTTCAACTCGACCCGCGGGAGCAGTTGAGCGTGCTTTCCGGCTTTGCACTGACCGCCATCGTGGCACTGACCATCGGCACGCTCATCGTCGGCGCGATGACGTACTGGCTCGTCACGATAGGCCTGCGGCCGCTGCGCACGCTGACGCGGGCCGCGGAACAGGTATCGAGCGAACGGCTGGGCGCACCGCTGACCGACGACGATACGCCGGCCGAACTCAAAGACCTGTCCCACGCGTTCAACCGGATGCTGGCGCGCCTGAACGATTCGTTCACGCGGCTCTCGCAATTCTCGTCCGACCTCGCGCACGACTTTCGGACGCCCATCTCGAACATGATGGGCGAGGCGCAGGTCGCGCTCACGCGTGAGCGCACGGCCGCCGAGTACAAGGCGATTCTGATTTCGAACATCGAGGAGTGCGAGCGGCTGTCGCACATGATTTCGTCGATGCTGTTCCTCGCCCGGGCGGAGTCTGCGCACACGGAACTCAGGAAGGAGGCGACTGCGCTGGAGGCAATCGCCGTGTCGCTGGCGGAGGATATGGCGCCGATGGCCGAGGAAGCGGGCGTGGCCATCGAGGTCGTCGGGCAGGCGACGGCAGCCGTCGACGGCGTGCTCGCGCGGCGCGCGCTCGCCAATGTCCTCGTCAACGCCATTCGTCACTCCCGGCCCGGCTCGGTCGTTTCCATGAGGTGCGCGTCGTCGCCCGAATGGACGGAGGTCGGCATTCGCAACGTCGGCGACGTGATTGCGCCGGAGCACTTGCCACGCATCTTCGACCGTCTTTACCGCGTCGATCCGTCGCGCCATACCGGTGGCGACTCGCGCGTCGGCGGTGCGGGGCTGGGGCTCGCCATCGTCAAATCCATCATGGCGCTCCATGCGGGGACTGTCAGTGCAAGCAGCGACGCCGTCGCCGGGACCACGTTCGTGCTCCGGTTCCCGACGGGCATGCCGCCGGGCCCGGCAGGGAATTCGCGATGTTGA
- a CDS encoding GntR family transcriptional regulator, whose translation MTQFANADPAATAKPASLSTAERAYEEIRRQILSGELPEGAPIRQDEIAARIGVSKIPVREALMRLQSEGWVSLRRNAGAFVTPLTVNDCVEMLDMRVALECRALELAVPNMAPSDLALAEALLKRYAKADTPQSWSDLNLAFHQALYAPANRPRLVATAQAAQERMGRFLRAHLSAVNDHQRSTDEHIAIHRACAAGDTKTAVRLLRKHLEQTQREVMAFFRLSGKI comes from the coding sequence GTGACCCAATTCGCCAACGCCGACCCTGCAGCCACCGCCAAGCCGGCATCGCTATCGACCGCGGAGCGCGCCTACGAAGAAATTCGCCGGCAGATTCTGTCGGGCGAGTTGCCGGAGGGCGCACCGATTCGTCAGGACGAAATCGCAGCGCGAATCGGCGTGAGCAAGATACCGGTGCGCGAAGCGCTGATGCGTCTGCAATCCGAGGGCTGGGTCTCGCTCAGGCGCAACGCGGGCGCGTTCGTCACACCGCTCACGGTCAACGACTGCGTCGAGATGCTCGACATGCGCGTCGCGCTCGAATGCCGCGCGTTGGAGCTGGCCGTGCCCAACATGGCGCCGAGCGATCTGGCACTGGCCGAAGCATTGCTCAAGCGCTACGCGAAGGCGGACACGCCGCAATCGTGGAGCGATCTGAACCTCGCTTTCCATCAGGCGCTTTATGCACCGGCGAATCGACCGCGTCTGGTCGCAACCGCGCAGGCCGCGCAGGAGCGCATGGGGCGATTCCTGCGTGCCCACCTGTCCGCCGTCAACGATCATCAACGCTCGACCGACGAGCACATCGCCATCCATCGGGCATGCGCCGCCGGAGACACCAAAACCGCCGTGCGTCTGCTGCGCAAACACCTCGAACAAACGCAACGCGAAGTGATGGCGTTTTTCCGCCTGAGCGGGAAGATCTGA
- a CDS encoding amino acid ABC transporter permease, whose translation MAKSEAGVQSWIALGYTLAQLIVVLALQFVLANNLAVAKTFFLVPLIVKTFPLVLDAFWVNVKIFLIAEVFVLIWGLVVALAMFAPGNAGKPLRFIATAYVDIFRAMPAVLVIYLVGFGLPLTGVPILKDLSLTTYVVIALTLTVGAYVAEIYRAGIQGVHWSQVAAARSLGLSYTQTLRFVVLPQGIRQIIPPLLNAFIALQKDTALVNVVGVIDAFNQSMVIASNHYNLSAATTVAILFIIISIPQVRFVERMAKRDRARMRAGGA comes from the coding sequence GTGGCGAAGTCGGAAGCCGGGGTGCAAAGCTGGATCGCGCTGGGCTATACGCTTGCGCAACTCATCGTCGTGCTCGCGTTGCAGTTCGTGCTGGCGAACAATCTGGCGGTGGCGAAGACGTTCTTCCTCGTACCGCTCATCGTCAAGACGTTCCCGCTCGTTCTCGACGCCTTCTGGGTGAACGTGAAGATCTTCCTGATCGCGGAAGTCTTCGTGCTGATCTGGGGGCTGGTCGTGGCGCTCGCGATGTTCGCACCGGGCAATGCCGGCAAGCCGTTGCGTTTCATTGCGACAGCCTATGTCGACATCTTCCGCGCGATGCCGGCCGTGCTGGTGATCTATCTGGTCGGCTTCGGCCTGCCGCTGACTGGCGTGCCGATCCTGAAAGACCTGTCGTTGACGACCTACGTCGTGATCGCGTTGACGCTGACCGTCGGCGCCTACGTGGCCGAGATCTACCGCGCCGGTATTCAGGGCGTGCACTGGTCGCAGGTCGCGGCGGCGCGCTCGCTCGGGCTGTCGTACACGCAGACGTTGCGCTTCGTGGTGTTGCCGCAGGGCATCCGGCAGATCATTCCGCCGCTGCTCAACGCGTTCATCGCGTTGCAAAAGGATACGGCGCTCGTGAACGTGGTCGGGGTGATCGACGCTTTCAACCAGTCGATGGTGATCGCGTCGAACCACTACAACCTGTCGGCGGCGACGACCGTGGCCATTCTGTTCATCATCATCTCGATTCCGCAGGTACGTTTCGTGGAGCGGATGGCAAAACGCGACCGTGCGCGCATGCGTGCCGGCGGCGCCTGA
- a CDS encoding heavy metal response regulator transcription factor, with the protein MRILVVEDEFKTSQYLKKGLSEAGYVVDVANDGIDGLHMAVAGTYDLVILDVMLPGKDGWEVLTQLRAQHHTAVLFLTARDDLGDRVKGLDLGADDYMTKPFAFAELLARVRTILRRGRTREPDVLKVGDLELNLLGHKAIRQGVSIALTAKEFLLLALLMRRHGEILPRSLIASQVWDVNFDSDTNIVDVTMRRLRTKIDDAFEPKLIHTVRGMGYVLEVRGEVSS; encoded by the coding sequence ATGCGCATCCTTGTCGTCGAAGACGAATTCAAAACCAGTCAATATCTGAAGAAAGGGCTTTCCGAGGCCGGGTATGTCGTCGATGTCGCGAACGACGGCATCGACGGCCTGCACATGGCCGTCGCAGGCACCTACGATCTCGTCATCCTCGACGTCATGCTGCCGGGCAAGGACGGTTGGGAGGTGCTCACGCAACTGCGCGCGCAGCACCACACCGCCGTGCTGTTTCTCACGGCGCGCGACGATCTCGGCGACCGCGTCAAGGGGCTCGACCTCGGGGCAGACGACTACATGACCAAGCCGTTCGCCTTCGCCGAACTGCTCGCGCGCGTGAGAACGATTCTGCGCCGCGGGCGCACGCGCGAACCGGACGTACTCAAGGTGGGCGATCTCGAACTGAATCTGCTCGGACACAAGGCGATACGTCAAGGCGTGAGCATCGCACTCACGGCAAAGGAGTTCTTGCTGCTCGCGCTGCTCATGCGGCGTCACGGGGAAATTCTGCCGAGAAGCCTGATTGCGTCGCAGGTCTGGGACGTCAACTTCGATAGCGATACGAACATCGTCGATGTGACGATGCGGCGCCTGCGCACGAAAATCGACGACGCCTTCGAGCCCAAGCTGATTCATACGGTTCGAGGCATGGGGTACGTGCTTGAGGTTCGCGGCGAGGTATCCTCATGA